A window from Camelus dromedarius isolate mCamDro1 chromosome 9, mCamDro1.pat, whole genome shotgun sequence encodes these proteins:
- the SSC5D gene encoding soluble scavenger receptor cysteine-rich domain-containing protein SSC5D isoform X2, translating into MAPAVPPGTPLSGSFPAACCPLSISKYSTPGQRLPCGCLQLDTLPPACHRPPPQASAEGQPPPRPPSCPLLPPRQPLFLLAKRPAPACSSAGPGPGRLHRRVPPSFSPSLPTVATTSSPLSCSCPLSPHPCPDSANMRVLACLLVALMGIQAVERLRLADGPHGCAGRLEVWHTGRWGTVCDDGWDLRDAAVACRELGCGGALAAPGGAFFGEGVGPVWLSELACRGSERQLGLCPHRGWKAHICSHEEDAGVVCAGQRVADSRDQDNTPSILDGDPWPGLSGELSPGSEEPPVTHAPRPAGTPQNSSRKKSSRPPKQAKSTRAPLLTAGAPRQERLRLVSGPHGCSGRLEVWHGGRWGTVCDDGWDLRDAAVACRELGCGGALAAPGGARFGPGSGPVWMDDVGCGGGEQALRDCPRSPWGRSNCDHTEDAGLVCTGPAPRLRLADGPHGCAGRLEVWHAGRWGTVCDDAWDLRDAAVACRELGCGGALAAPGGAFFGEGAGPILLDDLRCRGNETALRYCPARPWGQHDCHHREDAGAVCDGMPPGYVPPTALPPTASQAPRTAGISPPPASPAAPQEPGPEAGSPRLRLVAGPSRCSGRLEVWHAGRWGTVCDDSWDLRDTAVVCRELGCGGPRQPDPAAGRFGWGAGPIWLDDVRCTGTEASLANCPAAPWGKHNCAHNEDVGITCTGTPGLDSISDPFSWSWIPGLGRDPDAWLPGELATKPPARLTPSVLEKTTKAPGKMPKSTKKWVTKTAKRPATQPPVMPTTKHSRVQGTRSPLELTLRTTTARTMEASRRPTSEFTTRLTTETSHTLTSHTPVTRTPRAPRERTFKTVATPTTQGPQEMTSEATVEPSARIPEGSPESSKDPAPSPTGGSGLFRVRLADGPNRCAGRLEVWHAGRWGTVCDDNWDLRDGTVACWELGCGRVRPRVGKTHYGPGTGPIWLDDLGCKGSETSLSDCPARPWGQHNCDHEEDVGLTCTGYTDEEDYPPWTWDPTSGEDLAKRTTTAGMPGHILSRGTTGRPGVPSPATRRLPGTGSARKPCMERRLQWPTVARTVPPAPSSPPPASSGPPGPLLTSDSTPQFIPAATVSTLEVTSGLPATLPPSPESASWVNSHHTLTTPGLILSTPDATVVPALTPGLPPTLPPTPPKELTSDPSVPAAVTRLSPTSELSPESHTTPGWDTTPYPSTVPEPPSSPDPSTSPDPTATITSHAATTSHPTATLYPTTTSHPTMTPYPTTTSHPTTTPYPTTTSHPTMTPYPTTTSHPTMTPYPTTTSHPTTTPYPTTTSHPTTTPYPTTTSHPTMTPYPTTTSHPTTTPHSTMTSHPTTTPSPPPTPHPITTAHPSTVPHPITTPEPTTTSRPATTLHSATTPHSATTPHSTTTPQPTTTPYPATAPHFATTTYPTMTPDPTSTPVITTKSLLTSLGTELPSPSLAPTVKPSLHPQLTFTGAPLPSTSEIWSPEPSPASEPSPSRPSPVPSMDTLSTENFTQPRNQSPKLTSPPTHTPHSASDLTVTPDPHLPPIAHPLDQPPPDHLTLGPTPGQSPGPLGPCVAPVPPVRVMACEPPALVELVAAVRDVGGQLQRLTQALERDQQERQALGLGLAQLVEAAQGLGHLSEVVKRLAEVAWPPTTSAPTTTTPEEEERPLRGDV; encoded by the exons ATGGCCCCTGCTGTCCCCCCAGGCACACCCCTGTCTGGATCCTTCCCTGCAGCCTGCTGCCCCTTAAGCATCTCTAAGTACAGCACGCCTGGCCAGCGTCTCCCGTGTGGGTGTTTGCAGTTGGACACCCTCCCTCCCGCCTGCCAccgccctcctccccaggcctcagccgagggccagccccctccccgccccccctcCTGTCCCCTGCTGCCTCCTCGGCAGCCTCTCTTCCTCCTGGCAAAGCGTCCAGCCCCTGCCTGCTCCTCCGCGGGTCCAGGTCCTGGGCGCCTCCACAGGCgagtccctccctccttctctccctccctcccaacagtggccaccacctcctcccctctctcctgctcctgTCCCCTTTCACCCCATCCCTGCCCGGACTCTGCAAACATGAGGGTCTTGGCCTGCCTCCTCG TGGCTCTGATGGGGATCCAGGCTGTTG AGCGGCTGCGTCTGGCCGATGGCCCCCATGGGTGCGCTGGTCGCCTGGAGGTGTGGCACACTGGGCGCTGGGGGACCGTGTGTGACGACGGCTGGGACCTGCGGGATGCCGCCGTGGCCTGCCGGGAACTGGGCTGTGGTGGGGCGCTGGCCGCCCCTGGAGGCGCCTTCTTCGGGGAGGGCGTGGGGCCCGTGTGGCTGAGCGAGCTGGCTTGCCGGGGCAGTGAGCGGCAGCTGGGCCTCTGCCCCCACCGCGGCTGGAAGGCCCACATCTGCTCCCACGAGGAGGACGCCGGCGTCGTCTGTGCAG GTCAGCGTGTGGCCGACTCCAGGGACCAGGACAACACACCTTCCATCCTGGATGGGGACCCCTGGCCGGGGCTGTCTGGGGAGCTGAGCCCTGGCTCTGAGGAGCCCCCCGTGACGCATG CCCCCCGCCCAGCCGGGACCCCCCAGAACAGCTCCCGGAAGAAGAGCTCCCGGCCGCCCAAGCAGGCCAAGTCCACTAGGGCTCCTTTGCTGACTGCTGGAGCCCCCCGCCAGG AGCGGCTGCGCCTGGTCTCCGGCCCCCATGGGTGCTCGGGCCGCCTGGAGGTGTGGCACGGCGGACGCTGGGGGACCGTGTGTGACGACGGCTGGGACCTGCGGGATGCTGCTGTGGCCTGCCGGGAACTGGGCTGTGGGGGTGCTCTAGCTGCCCCCGGAGGGGCCCGATTCGGCCCGGGTTCAGGGCCCGTGTGGATGGACGACGTGGGGTGCGGAGGCGGAGAGCAGGCCTTGCGGGACTGTCCCCGAAGCCCCTGGGGCCGGAGCAACTGTGACCACACAGAGGATGCAGGGCTGGTCTGTACCG GCCCGGCCCCTCGGCTGCGTCTGGCCGATGGCCCCCATGGGTGTGCTGGCCGGCTGGAGGTGTGGCACGCCGGGCGCTGGGGGACAGTGTGTGATGACGCCTGGGACCTGCGGGACGCCGCTGTGGCCTGCCGGGAGCTGGGCTGCGGGGGGGCGCTGGCCGCCCCCGGAGGCGCCTtctttggggagggggctggacccATCCTCCTGGATGATCTTCGCTGTCGGGGAAACGAGACAGCCTTGCGGTACTGTCCGGCGAGGCCCTGGGGCCAGCACGACTGTCATCACCGGGAAGACGCCGGGGCTGTGTGTGATG GTATGCCTCCCGGATACGTCCCTCCCACGGCCCTGCCCCCCACGGCGAGCCAGGCCCCTCGGACAGCAGGCAtttctcctccacctgcctcccctgctgcccctcaGGAACCTGGGCCGGAAGCTG GGTCCCCCCGACTGCGCCTGGTGGCCGGGCCCAGCAGGTGCTCAGGCCGGCTGGAGGTGTGGCATGCCGGGCGCTGGGGGACCGTGTGTGACGACAGCTGGGACCTGCGGGACACGGCCGTGGTCTGCCGGGAGCTGGGCTGCGGGGGGCCTCGGCAGCCAGACCCTGCTGCTGGCCGCTTTGGCTGGGGCGCCGGCCCCATCTGGCTGGATGACGTCAGATGCACAGGGACTGAGGCGTCCCTCGCCAACTGTCCCGCCGCCCCCTGGGGGAAGCACAACTGTGCTCATAATGAGGACGTTGGAATCACCTGCACTG GAACCCCCGGCCTGGACTCCATCTCAGACCCCTTCAGTTGGAGCTGGATCCCTGGCCTGGGTAGAGACCCGGATGCCTGGCTCCCAGGGGAGCTGGCCACCAAGCCCCCTGCCAGACTGACCCCCAGTGTGCTGGAGAAAACCACCAAGGCCCCAGGGAAAATGCCCAAGAGCACAAAGAAGTGGGTGACCAAGACTGCAAAGAGACCAGCCACTCAGCCTCCCGTGATGCCGACCACTAAACACTCCAGGGTCCAGGGCACTCGGAGTCCCCTAGAACTGACCTTGAGGACCACTACCGCCCGGACCATGGAGGCCTCTCGGAGACCAACCTCTGAGTTTACCACAAGGCTGACCACTGAGACCTCTCACACGCTGACCTCACACACTCCTGTGACTCGGACTCCCCGGGCCCCCCGGGAACGGACCTTTAAGACTGTGGCAACACCGACCACTCAAGGCCCCCAAGAAATGACCTCTGAGGCCACCGTGGAGCCATCGGCCAGGATCCCAGAAGGTTCTCCAGAGTCATCCAAagacccagccccctcccccactggggGATCAG GCCTGTTCCGAGTTCGTCTGGCTGATGGGCCCAACCGGTGTGCTGGCCGGCTGGAGGTGTGGCATGCTGGACGCTGGGGCACCGTATGCGATGACAACTGGGACCTGCGGGATGGCACCGTGGcctgctgggagctgggctgtGGGAGAGTCCGGCCCCGAGTGGGCAAAACCCACTATGGCCCTGGGACCGGGCCCATCTGGCTGGATGACCTGGGCTGCAAGGGAAGCGAGACCTCGCTGAGCGACTGCCCCGCAAGGCCGTGGGGTCAGCATAACTGTGACCACGAGGAGGACGTGGGGCTCACTTGCACTG GCTACACAGACGAGGAGGATTACCCACCATGGACCTGGGACCCCACGTCGGGAGAGGACCTGGCCAAGAGGACCACCACCGCAGGGATGCCTGGACACATTCTCTCCCGGGGCACCACCGGGCGCCCAGGGGTCCCCTCCCCAGCAACGAGGCGCCTTCCTGGCACAG GTTCCGCAAGGAAGCCGTGTATGGAGCGCCGCCTGCAATGGCCCACTGTGGCCAGGACGGTGCCCCCCGCCCCTTCCTCACCTCCCCCCGCCTCGTCGGGGCCCCCGGGCCCTCTGCTGACTTCTGACTCCACGCCGCAGTTCATCCCCGCCGCCACCGTTTCAACACTGGAGGTGACCTCTGGCCTTCCTGCCACCTTGCCACCCAGCCCAGAATCGGCCTCCTGGGTGAACTCTCACCACACCTTGACAACCCCTGGCCTTATCTTGTCCACCCCCGATGCCACCGTAGTTCCAGCGCTGACCCCTGGGCTTCCACCCACCCTACCGCCCACCCCTCCCAAAGAACTGACCTCTGACCCCTCTGTACCGGCAGCGGTGACCCGCCTTTCTCCTACCTCAGAGCTATCACCGGAATCTCACACAACCCCAGGCTGGGACACAACTCCATACCCCAGCACAGTCCCAGAACCTCCCAGTTCCCCAGACCCCTCCACAAGCCCTGACCCCACAGCCACCATAACCTCTCACGCTGCCACTACCTCTCACCCCACTGCCACCCTTTACCCCACCACGACCTCTCACCCCACCATGACCCCTTACCCCACCACGACCTCTCACCCCACCACGACCCCTTACCCCACCACGACATCTCACCCCACCATGACCCCTTACCCCACCACGACCTCTCACCCCACCATGACCCCTTACCCCACCACGACCTCTCACCCCACCACGACCCCTTACCCCACCACGACCTCTCACCCCACCACAACCCCTTACCCCACCACGACCTCTCACCCCACCATGACCCCTTACCCCACCACGACCTCTCACCCCACCACAACCCCTCACTCCACCATGACCtctcaccccaccaccaccccttcccctccccccacccctcatcccatCACCACTGCTCACCCCAGCACAGTCCCTCACCCCATCACAACCCCTGAGCCCACAACGACGTCTCGCCCTGCCACAACCCTTCATTCTGCCACAACCCCTCACTCTGCCACAACCCCTCACTCCACCACAACCCCTCAACCCACCACAACCCCTTACCCTGCCACAGCCCCTCATTTTGCCACCACTACTTACCCCACCATGACTCCTGACCCCACCTCAACCCCTGTGATCACTACCAAGTCCCTTCTAACTTCCTTGGGAACAGaacttccctctccctctctggcaCCAACAGTCAAGCCCAGCCTGCACCCCCAATTGACCTTCACAggggctcctctcccctccacatcCGAGATATGGAGCCCAGAGCCCTCTCCAGCGTCAGAGCCCAGCCCCTCCAGGCCCTCTCCAGTCCCAAGCATGGACACACTGTCCACTGAGAACTTCACTCAACCTAGAAACCAGAGCCCCAAACTAACGTCTCCACCTACTCATACTCCACACTCAGCCTCTGACCTCACTGTGACCCCTGACCCGCATCTGCCCCCTATTGCTCACCCCTTGGATCAACCTCCTCCTGACCACCTCACCCTAGGGCCAACTCCtggccagagcccaggcccccTTGGCCCATGTGTGGCCCCAGTGCCACCTGTAAGGGTCATGGCTTGTGAGCCACCTGCCTTGGTAGAGCTGGTGGCCGCTGTGAGGGATGTGGGTGGCCAGCTGCAGAGGCTGACCCAGGCCCTGGAGCGGGACCAGCAGGAGCGCCAAGCCCTGGGACTGGGGTTGGCCCAGCTGGTGGAGGCTGCCCAGGGTCTGGGGCATCTGAGTGAGGTTGTGAAGAGACTGGCAGAGGTGGCCTGGCCCCCCACCACATCTGCACCAACCACTACCaccccagaggaggaggagaggcctcTGAGGGGAGATGTGTGA
- the SSC5D gene encoding soluble scavenger receptor cysteine-rich domain-containing protein SSC5D isoform X1: MAPAVPPGTPLSGSFPAACCPLSISKYSTPGQRLPCGCLQLDTLPPACHRPPPQASAEGQPPPRPPSCPLLPPRQPLFLLAKRPAPACSSAGPGPGRLHRRVPPSFSPSLPTVATTSSPLSCSCPLSPHPCPDSANMRVLACLLVALMGIQAVERLRLADGPHGCAGRLEVWHTGRWGTVCDDGWDLRDAAVACRELGCGGALAAPGGAFFGEGVGPVWLSELACRGSERQLGLCPHRGWKAHICSHEEDAGVVCAGQRVADSRDQDNTPSILDGDPWPGLSGELSPGSEEPPVTHAPRPAGTPQNSSRKKSSRPPKQAKSTRAPLLTAGAPRQERLRLVSGPHGCSGRLEVWHGGRWGTVCDDGWDLRDAAVACRELGCGGALAAPGGARFGPGSGPVWMDDVGCGGGEQALRDCPRSPWGRSNCDHTEDAGLVCTGPAPRLRLADGPHGCAGRLEVWHAGRWGTVCDDAWDLRDAAVACRELGCGGALAAPGGAFFGEGAGPILLDDLRCRGNETALRYCPARPWGQHDCHHREDAGAVCDGMPPGYVPPTALPPTASQAPRTAGISPPPASPAAPQEPGPEAGSPRLRLVAGPSRCSGRLEVWHAGRWGTVCDDSWDLRDTAVVCRELGCGGPRQPDPAAGRFGWGAGPIWLDDVRCTGTEASLANCPAAPWGKHNCAHNEDVGITCTGTPGLDSISDPFSWSWIPGLGRDPDAWLPGELATKPPARLTPSVLEKTTKAPGKMPKSTKKWVTKTAKRPATQPPVMPTTKHSRVQGTRSPLELTLRTTTARTMEASRRPTSEFTTRLTTETSHTLTSHTPVTRTPRAPRERTFKTVATPTTQGPQEMTSEATVEPSARIPEGSPESSKDPAPSPTGGSVGLFRVRLADGPNRCAGRLEVWHAGRWGTVCDDNWDLRDGTVACWELGCGRVRPRVGKTHYGPGTGPIWLDDLGCKGSETSLSDCPARPWGQHNCDHEEDVGLTCTGYTDEEDYPPWTWDPTSGEDLAKRTTTAGMPGHILSRGTTGRPGVPSPATRRLPGTGSARKPCMERRLQWPTVARTVPPAPSSPPPASSGPPGPLLTSDSTPQFIPAATVSTLEVTSGLPATLPPSPESASWVNSHHTLTTPGLILSTPDATVVPALTPGLPPTLPPTPPKELTSDPSVPAAVTRLSPTSELSPESHTTPGWDTTPYPSTVPEPPSSPDPSTSPDPTATITSHAATTSHPTATLYPTTTSHPTMTPYPTTTSHPTTTPYPTTTSHPTMTPYPTTTSHPTMTPYPTTTSHPTTTPYPTTTSHPTTTPYPTTTSHPTMTPYPTTTSHPTTTPHSTMTSHPTTTPSPPPTPHPITTAHPSTVPHPITTPEPTTTSRPATTLHSATTPHSATTPHSTTTPQPTTTPYPATAPHFATTTYPTMTPDPTSTPVITTKSLLTSLGTELPSPSLAPTVKPSLHPQLTFTGAPLPSTSEIWSPEPSPASEPSPSRPSPVPSMDTLSTENFTQPRNQSPKLTSPPTHTPHSASDLTVTPDPHLPPIAHPLDQPPPDHLTLGPTPGQSPGPLGPCVAPVPPVRVMACEPPALVELVAAVRDVGGQLQRLTQALERDQQERQALGLGLAQLVEAAQGLGHLSEVVKRLAEVAWPPTTSAPTTTTPEEEERPLRGDV, translated from the exons ATGGCCCCTGCTGTCCCCCCAGGCACACCCCTGTCTGGATCCTTCCCTGCAGCCTGCTGCCCCTTAAGCATCTCTAAGTACAGCACGCCTGGCCAGCGTCTCCCGTGTGGGTGTTTGCAGTTGGACACCCTCCCTCCCGCCTGCCAccgccctcctccccaggcctcagccgagggccagccccctccccgccccccctcCTGTCCCCTGCTGCCTCCTCGGCAGCCTCTCTTCCTCCTGGCAAAGCGTCCAGCCCCTGCCTGCTCCTCCGCGGGTCCAGGTCCTGGGCGCCTCCACAGGCgagtccctccctccttctctccctccctcccaacagtggccaccacctcctcccctctctcctgctcctgTCCCCTTTCACCCCATCCCTGCCCGGACTCTGCAAACATGAGGGTCTTGGCCTGCCTCCTCG TGGCTCTGATGGGGATCCAGGCTGTTG AGCGGCTGCGTCTGGCCGATGGCCCCCATGGGTGCGCTGGTCGCCTGGAGGTGTGGCACACTGGGCGCTGGGGGACCGTGTGTGACGACGGCTGGGACCTGCGGGATGCCGCCGTGGCCTGCCGGGAACTGGGCTGTGGTGGGGCGCTGGCCGCCCCTGGAGGCGCCTTCTTCGGGGAGGGCGTGGGGCCCGTGTGGCTGAGCGAGCTGGCTTGCCGGGGCAGTGAGCGGCAGCTGGGCCTCTGCCCCCACCGCGGCTGGAAGGCCCACATCTGCTCCCACGAGGAGGACGCCGGCGTCGTCTGTGCAG GTCAGCGTGTGGCCGACTCCAGGGACCAGGACAACACACCTTCCATCCTGGATGGGGACCCCTGGCCGGGGCTGTCTGGGGAGCTGAGCCCTGGCTCTGAGGAGCCCCCCGTGACGCATG CCCCCCGCCCAGCCGGGACCCCCCAGAACAGCTCCCGGAAGAAGAGCTCCCGGCCGCCCAAGCAGGCCAAGTCCACTAGGGCTCCTTTGCTGACTGCTGGAGCCCCCCGCCAGG AGCGGCTGCGCCTGGTCTCCGGCCCCCATGGGTGCTCGGGCCGCCTGGAGGTGTGGCACGGCGGACGCTGGGGGACCGTGTGTGACGACGGCTGGGACCTGCGGGATGCTGCTGTGGCCTGCCGGGAACTGGGCTGTGGGGGTGCTCTAGCTGCCCCCGGAGGGGCCCGATTCGGCCCGGGTTCAGGGCCCGTGTGGATGGACGACGTGGGGTGCGGAGGCGGAGAGCAGGCCTTGCGGGACTGTCCCCGAAGCCCCTGGGGCCGGAGCAACTGTGACCACACAGAGGATGCAGGGCTGGTCTGTACCG GCCCGGCCCCTCGGCTGCGTCTGGCCGATGGCCCCCATGGGTGTGCTGGCCGGCTGGAGGTGTGGCACGCCGGGCGCTGGGGGACAGTGTGTGATGACGCCTGGGACCTGCGGGACGCCGCTGTGGCCTGCCGGGAGCTGGGCTGCGGGGGGGCGCTGGCCGCCCCCGGAGGCGCCTtctttggggagggggctggacccATCCTCCTGGATGATCTTCGCTGTCGGGGAAACGAGACAGCCTTGCGGTACTGTCCGGCGAGGCCCTGGGGCCAGCACGACTGTCATCACCGGGAAGACGCCGGGGCTGTGTGTGATG GTATGCCTCCCGGATACGTCCCTCCCACGGCCCTGCCCCCCACGGCGAGCCAGGCCCCTCGGACAGCAGGCAtttctcctccacctgcctcccctgctgcccctcaGGAACCTGGGCCGGAAGCTG GGTCCCCCCGACTGCGCCTGGTGGCCGGGCCCAGCAGGTGCTCAGGCCGGCTGGAGGTGTGGCATGCCGGGCGCTGGGGGACCGTGTGTGACGACAGCTGGGACCTGCGGGACACGGCCGTGGTCTGCCGGGAGCTGGGCTGCGGGGGGCCTCGGCAGCCAGACCCTGCTGCTGGCCGCTTTGGCTGGGGCGCCGGCCCCATCTGGCTGGATGACGTCAGATGCACAGGGACTGAGGCGTCCCTCGCCAACTGTCCCGCCGCCCCCTGGGGGAAGCACAACTGTGCTCATAATGAGGACGTTGGAATCACCTGCACTG GAACCCCCGGCCTGGACTCCATCTCAGACCCCTTCAGTTGGAGCTGGATCCCTGGCCTGGGTAGAGACCCGGATGCCTGGCTCCCAGGGGAGCTGGCCACCAAGCCCCCTGCCAGACTGACCCCCAGTGTGCTGGAGAAAACCACCAAGGCCCCAGGGAAAATGCCCAAGAGCACAAAGAAGTGGGTGACCAAGACTGCAAAGAGACCAGCCACTCAGCCTCCCGTGATGCCGACCACTAAACACTCCAGGGTCCAGGGCACTCGGAGTCCCCTAGAACTGACCTTGAGGACCACTACCGCCCGGACCATGGAGGCCTCTCGGAGACCAACCTCTGAGTTTACCACAAGGCTGACCACTGAGACCTCTCACACGCTGACCTCACACACTCCTGTGACTCGGACTCCCCGGGCCCCCCGGGAACGGACCTTTAAGACTGTGGCAACACCGACCACTCAAGGCCCCCAAGAAATGACCTCTGAGGCCACCGTGGAGCCATCGGCCAGGATCCCAGAAGGTTCTCCAGAGTCATCCAAagacccagccccctcccccactggggGATCAG TAGGCCTGTTCCGAGTTCGTCTGGCTGATGGGCCCAACCGGTGTGCTGGCCGGCTGGAGGTGTGGCATGCTGGACGCTGGGGCACCGTATGCGATGACAACTGGGACCTGCGGGATGGCACCGTGGcctgctgggagctgggctgtGGGAGAGTCCGGCCCCGAGTGGGCAAAACCCACTATGGCCCTGGGACCGGGCCCATCTGGCTGGATGACCTGGGCTGCAAGGGAAGCGAGACCTCGCTGAGCGACTGCCCCGCAAGGCCGTGGGGTCAGCATAACTGTGACCACGAGGAGGACGTGGGGCTCACTTGCACTG GCTACACAGACGAGGAGGATTACCCACCATGGACCTGGGACCCCACGTCGGGAGAGGACCTGGCCAAGAGGACCACCACCGCAGGGATGCCTGGACACATTCTCTCCCGGGGCACCACCGGGCGCCCAGGGGTCCCCTCCCCAGCAACGAGGCGCCTTCCTGGCACAG GTTCCGCAAGGAAGCCGTGTATGGAGCGCCGCCTGCAATGGCCCACTGTGGCCAGGACGGTGCCCCCCGCCCCTTCCTCACCTCCCCCCGCCTCGTCGGGGCCCCCGGGCCCTCTGCTGACTTCTGACTCCACGCCGCAGTTCATCCCCGCCGCCACCGTTTCAACACTGGAGGTGACCTCTGGCCTTCCTGCCACCTTGCCACCCAGCCCAGAATCGGCCTCCTGGGTGAACTCTCACCACACCTTGACAACCCCTGGCCTTATCTTGTCCACCCCCGATGCCACCGTAGTTCCAGCGCTGACCCCTGGGCTTCCACCCACCCTACCGCCCACCCCTCCCAAAGAACTGACCTCTGACCCCTCTGTACCGGCAGCGGTGACCCGCCTTTCTCCTACCTCAGAGCTATCACCGGAATCTCACACAACCCCAGGCTGGGACACAACTCCATACCCCAGCACAGTCCCAGAACCTCCCAGTTCCCCAGACCCCTCCACAAGCCCTGACCCCACAGCCACCATAACCTCTCACGCTGCCACTACCTCTCACCCCACTGCCACCCTTTACCCCACCACGACCTCTCACCCCACCATGACCCCTTACCCCACCACGACCTCTCACCCCACCACGACCCCTTACCCCACCACGACATCTCACCCCACCATGACCCCTTACCCCACCACGACCTCTCACCCCACCATGACCCCTTACCCCACCACGACCTCTCACCCCACCACGACCCCTTACCCCACCACGACCTCTCACCCCACCACAACCCCTTACCCCACCACGACCTCTCACCCCACCATGACCCCTTACCCCACCACGACCTCTCACCCCACCACAACCCCTCACTCCACCATGACCtctcaccccaccaccaccccttcccctccccccacccctcatcccatCACCACTGCTCACCCCAGCACAGTCCCTCACCCCATCACAACCCCTGAGCCCACAACGACGTCTCGCCCTGCCACAACCCTTCATTCTGCCACAACCCCTCACTCTGCCACAACCCCTCACTCCACCACAACCCCTCAACCCACCACAACCCCTTACCCTGCCACAGCCCCTCATTTTGCCACCACTACTTACCCCACCATGACTCCTGACCCCACCTCAACCCCTGTGATCACTACCAAGTCCCTTCTAACTTCCTTGGGAACAGaacttccctctccctctctggcaCCAACAGTCAAGCCCAGCCTGCACCCCCAATTGACCTTCACAggggctcctctcccctccacatcCGAGATATGGAGCCCAGAGCCCTCTCCAGCGTCAGAGCCCAGCCCCTCCAGGCCCTCTCCAGTCCCAAGCATGGACACACTGTCCACTGAGAACTTCACTCAACCTAGAAACCAGAGCCCCAAACTAACGTCTCCACCTACTCATACTCCACACTCAGCCTCTGACCTCACTGTGACCCCTGACCCGCATCTGCCCCCTATTGCTCACCCCTTGGATCAACCTCCTCCTGACCACCTCACCCTAGGGCCAACTCCtggccagagcccaggcccccTTGGCCCATGTGTGGCCCCAGTGCCACCTGTAAGGGTCATGGCTTGTGAGCCACCTGCCTTGGTAGAGCTGGTGGCCGCTGTGAGGGATGTGGGTGGCCAGCTGCAGAGGCTGACCCAGGCCCTGGAGCGGGACCAGCAGGAGCGCCAAGCCCTGGGACTGGGGTTGGCCCAGCTGGTGGAGGCTGCCCAGGGTCTGGGGCATCTGAGTGAGGTTGTGAAGAGACTGGCAGAGGTGGCCTGGCCCCCCACCACATCTGCACCAACCACTACCaccccagaggaggaggagaggcctcTGAGGGGAGATGTGTGA
- the SBK2 gene encoding serine/threonine-protein kinase SBK2, translated as MPGKHSNEEQLAMGAAENRADEDLGSLTAEELRQGQKAALVLEDTMALSAQTLVQAEVDELYQQVRPLGQGRFGQVLLVTHRQKGTTLALKQLPKASTSLRGFLYEFCVGLSLGPHPAIVAAYGIGVESADSYSFLTEPVLHGDLIAFIQPKVGLPQPAAQRCAVQLASALEHIHSLGLVYRDLKPENVLVCDPACRRVKLTDFGHTRPRGTLLRLAGPPIPYTAPELCGPPPLPEGLPIQPALDAWALGVLLFCLLTGYFPWDQPLAEADPFYEDFVIWQASGQPQDRPQPWFGLTPVADTLLWGLLDPHPRRRSPVSSVRGYLGQPWRQREGETEEVYKGDTE; from the exons ATGCCTGGCAAACATTCAAATGAGGAACAGTTGGCGATGGGGGCTGCAGAGAACAGAGCTGATGAGGACCTGGGGAGCCTCACGGCAGAGGAGCTGCGTCAGGGCCAGAAGGCGGCCCTGGTGCTGGAGGACACGATGGCCCTGAGCGCCCAGACCCTGGTCCAAGCCGAGGTGGATGAGCTCTACCAGCAAGTGCGTCCCTTGGGCCAGGGCCGCTTCGGCCAGGTCCTGCTGGTCACTCACCGTCAGAAAG GCACAACCCTGGCCCTGAAGCAGCTCCCCAAGGCCTCCACTTCCCTGCGCGGCTTCCTGTACGAGTTCTGTGTGGGCCTCTCCCTGGGCCCCCATCCGGCCATCGTGGCGGCCTACGGCATTGGCGTCGAGTCAGCCGACTCCTACAGCTTCCTGACCGAGCCTGTCCTGCACGGGGACCTCATCGCCTTCATCCAGCCCAAG GTGGGCCTCCCGCAGCCCGCGGCCCAGCGCTGCGCGGTCCAGCTGGCCTCGGCCCTGGAGCACATCCACTCCCTCGGCCTGGTGTACCGGGACCTCAAGCCGGAGAACGTGCTGGTGTGCGACCCGGCCTGCCGGCGGGTCAAGCTGACCGACTTCGGCCACACGCGGCCCCGCGGGACCCTGCTCCGCCTGGCCGGGCCGCCCATCCCCTACACGGCGCCCGAGCTCTGCGGCCCCCCGCCCCTCCCGGAGGGCCTGCCCATCCAGCCTGCCCTGGACGCGTGGGCACTGGGGGTCCTGCTGTTCTGCCTCCTCACTGGCTACTTCCCCTGGGACCAGCCCCTGGCCGAGGCTGACCCCTTCTATGAGGACTTTGTCATCTGGCAGGCCTCGGGCCAACCCCAGGACCGTCCCCAGCCCTGGTTTGGCCTGACGCCCGTGGCAGACACTCTCCTATGGGGGCTGCTGGACCCACACCCCCGAAGGAGGAGCCCCGTGAGCTCTGTCCGGGGCTACCTTGGGCAACCCTGGAGGCAGCGGGAGGGGGAAACAGAGGAGGTGTACAAGGGAGACACAGAAtga